In a single window of the Olivibacter sp. SDN3 genome:
- a CDS encoding SRPBCC domain-containing protein, producing MPDIRHRLKIEASAEKIYNAITTEKGLSGWWTENTTAKPELNTIARFAFDNKYFKEMKITELTPLKRVTWLCLEGYASWIGTTISFEIEPGDNGCVLSFQHNGWKAYSEGFAVCTYDWAMFLRSLRLLCETGKGLPWPHNNELANTDRGNQTKIN from the coding sequence ATGCCAGATATTCGTCACAGATTAAAAATTGAAGCTTCCGCCGAAAAAATATACAATGCAATCACTACTGAAAAGGGATTGTCGGGATGGTGGACTGAAAACACAACTGCAAAGCCGGAATTGAACACTATTGCCCGTTTTGCTTTTGACAATAAATACTTCAAAGAAATGAAAATTACGGAGCTGACGCCTTTGAAGCGGGTTACATGGCTTTGTCTGGAGGGTTATGCATCCTGGATAGGCACTACCATTTCTTTTGAGATCGAACCGGGTGATAATGGATGCGTGTTATCTTTTCAGCATAATGGCTGGAAGGCGTATTCAGAAGGGTTTGCTGTTTGCACATACGACTGGGCCATGTTTCTCAGAAGCCTGAGATTGCTTTGTGAAACCGGAAAGGGATTGCCCTGGCCACACAATAATGAATTGGCAAATACTGACCGGGGCAATCAAACAAAAATAAACTGA
- a CDS encoding GlxA family transcriptional regulator, translating into MKHITILVPDGEVNLSTIVGAYQIFTRANAYWKENDGRDLFKIQLVGVSPKVDLYGRLFAVQPHTHIAAIDQTNLIVIPALIHNFQKAIKQNKLMMDWAKKQYKNGAEIATMCTGAFLLASSGLLNGRACSTHWSDADTFRTMFPEVNLQTDKLITDENGIYTNGGAYSFLNLLIYLIEKYFDRQTAIFCSKEFQIEMDRQSQSPFIIFKGQKLHGDEMVKEAQAYIESNLDEKLSIEDLCSKFATGRRNFDRRFIKATGNTPLEYAQRVKIEMAKKSFETSRKTVNEVMYEAGYSDVKAFRKVFRKITGISPLEYKGRYNREGMN; encoded by the coding sequence ATGAAACATATTACCATTCTGGTTCCTGATGGAGAAGTTAATCTCAGCACCATAGTAGGTGCTTATCAAATATTTACCCGGGCCAACGCTTATTGGAAGGAAAATGACGGAAGGGACTTATTTAAAATTCAACTGGTGGGTGTTTCCCCCAAAGTGGATCTGTATGGTCGCCTGTTCGCTGTGCAACCACATACCCATATTGCTGCTATTGATCAGACGAACCTCATCGTTATTCCGGCCTTGATCCATAATTTTCAAAAGGCGATCAAACAAAATAAACTGATGATGGACTGGGCGAAAAAGCAATATAAAAATGGAGCTGAAATAGCTACTATGTGCACTGGTGCATTTTTATTGGCCTCCTCCGGCTTGCTGAACGGAAGAGCCTGCTCTACACATTGGTCTGATGCGGATACTTTCAGAACAATGTTTCCGGAAGTAAACCTGCAAACGGACAAATTGATTACAGATGAAAATGGCATTTATACAAATGGTGGCGCCTATTCTTTTCTCAATCTCCTCATTTACCTTATTGAGAAATATTTTGATAGGCAAACGGCCATTTTTTGTTCCAAAGAATTTCAGATAGAAATGGACAGACAAAGCCAGTCGCCGTTTATCATATTCAAGGGACAGAAGCTGCACGGCGATGAAATGGTGAAAGAGGCACAGGCTTATATTGAAAGCAACCTTGATGAAAAACTTTCGATTGAAGATCTGTGTTCAAAATTTGCCACAGGCAGGAGAAATTTCGACAGGAGATTTATCAAGGCTACAGGAAATACACCGCTTGAATATGCTCAGCGGGTAAAGATTGAAATGGCAAAAAAATCATTTGAAACCAGCCGCAAAACGGTTAATGAAGTAATGTACGAAGCGGGTTATTCAGACGTAAAGGCATTTCGGAAAGTTTTTAGGAAAATAACGGGAATATCGCCTTTGGAATATAAAGGTAGATATAACAGGGAAGGAATGAATTAA
- a CDS encoding dihydrofolate reductase family protein: MRKLIAAMKMSLDNKIAGPNGDPDWIAAWSEDYGLTPQIDACLLGGTMYNESGYEEYWTAIQQNEPGNRLSMTGRVPTPGEIEWARFAAKTPHYVLSTTLDSALWPNTNFIRSLDEVAALKHQPGKDIYLIGGAQTVANLIEAGLVDEIRLLVYPLIAGEGKALFAKMEHLNELKLLKVEQLKDGRASLTYRILPKGVN; the protein is encoded by the coding sequence ATGAGAAAATTGATCGCTGCAATGAAAATGTCTCTTGATAATAAGATCGCGGGACCCAACGGTGACCCGGATTGGATAGCAGCCTGGTCTGAAGACTACGGCCTGACACCGCAGATAGATGCCTGCCTGCTTGGCGGAACAATGTACAACGAAAGCGGCTACGAGGAGTATTGGACCGCCATACAACAAAATGAACCGGGTAACCGCCTCTCCATGACCGGCAGGGTGCCGACGCCCGGTGAAATTGAATGGGCCCGCTTTGCCGCAAAGACACCGCATTATGTGCTGTCGACTACGCTTGATTCCGCTCTATGGCCTAATACGAACTTTATACGTAGCTTGGATGAAGTTGCTGCCCTGAAGCATCAGCCCGGCAAGGATATTTATCTTATTGGGGGTGCCCAGACGGTAGCAAACTTAATTGAAGCGGGACTGGTGGATGAGATCCGCCTATTGGTGTATCCGCTCATTGCAGGCGAAGGGAAAGCGCTTTTTGCAAAGATGGAACACCTTAACGAGCTGAAACTACTGAAGGTTGAACAACTTAAAGATGGACGTGCAAGTTTGACCTATAGGATACTGCCCAAAGGAGTTAACTGA
- a CDS encoding VOC family protein, with the protein MKLQRIYTSLLTTDLAMAEDWYTKLLGRGPDNRPMDTLVQWELFDQSGLALSTDKEIAGKGVMFLYVEDVVAERNRLQGLGIVIGDDIQGDYSTLAQVRDPDGNLLTLATPPSPSFPPA; encoded by the coding sequence ATGAAACTTCAGAGAATCTACACTTCATTACTCACTACAGACCTTGCAATGGCCGAAGATTGGTATACTAAGCTACTTGGCCGTGGGCCGGATAACCGTCCGATGGACACGTTAGTTCAATGGGAGCTATTTGACCAAAGTGGATTGGCTCTTTCCACCGACAAAGAGATTGCAGGCAAAGGCGTGATGTTCCTTTACGTTGAAGATGTCGTTGCCGAACGCAATAGACTACAGGGCCTTGGCATCGTAATCGGGGACGACATTCAGGGTGATTATTCGACACTGGCACAAGTTCGTGACCCTGACGGCAACCTGCTCACTTTGGCGACACCACCCTCGCCTTCCTTTCCACCAGCCTGA
- a CDS encoding DinB family protein — protein sequence MENSTSITDAIWTQFGASLDMLENAINMCPDEHWETELDFWYLSFHCIFWTDYYLSTEPHKFEPPKPFTFSEFDPTGKKPERTYTKPEVLIYLEHCRLKANRLISELTPNRMNDRWINERKNYSLLEILLYNMRHIQHHSAQFNLFLRQTIDNAPNWVGQAKKLAEK from the coding sequence ATGGAGAATTCAACATCGATAACAGACGCAATTTGGACACAATTTGGAGCAAGCCTCGATATGCTCGAAAATGCAATCAATATGTGTCCTGACGAACATTGGGAAACAGAATTAGACTTTTGGTATCTATCTTTCCATTGCATTTTTTGGACAGACTATTACTTATCGACAGAACCTCATAAATTTGAGCCACCGAAACCTTTTACTTTTTCAGAATTTGACCCTACAGGTAAAAAACCGGAAAGAACTTACACAAAGCCAGAGGTTCTTATCTACTTGGAACATTGCCGGCTGAAAGCAAATCGGCTTATTAGCGAACTAACACCAAACAGAATGAACGACCGTTGGATTAACGAACGCAAAAACTATTCTTTACTTGAAATTTTGTTGTATAATATGAGACATATTCAACATCATTCCGCACAGTTTAACTTGTTCCTTAGACAGACTATTGACAATGCACCGAATTGGGTAGGTCAAGCAAAGAAACTTGCCGAAAAATAG